In Dysgonomonadaceae bacterium zrk40, one genomic interval encodes:
- the carB gene encoding carbamoyl-phosphate synthase (glutamine-hydrolyzing) large subunit, which produces MDQSIKKVVLLGSGALKIGQAGEFDYSGSQALKAMREEGIETILINPNIATIQTSEGVADKVYFLPITPYFVEKVIAKEKPDGILLAFGGQTALNCGTELYQSGVLEKHGVRVLGTTVEAIMITEDRDLFVKKLNEIEVKTPLSHAVESLADALRAAHEIGFPIMVRSAYALGGQGSGICNNEEEFVELCKSALSFSNQILVEESLKGWKEIEFEVIRDKNDHCFTVVPMENFDPLGIHTGESIVVAPIITLDKEQIALLEDIARRTVRHIGIVGECNIQYAFNAETNDYRIIEINARLSRSSALASKASGYPLAFVATKLALGYSLDQIGEMGTPNSAYVAPSVDYMIVKIPRWDLNKFYGVSHEIGSSMKSVGEIMSIGQSFEEIIQKGLRMIGQGMHGFVGNREMTFDNVEESLSKPTDLRIFAIADALEKGYTVAQIEELTKIDRWFLEKLENIHNYSKVLSTYQKIEELPAEVLHEAKRLGFSDFQIARFVEDPEGSLEEDLIRVRNRRKQLSVLPVVRRINTVASDHPDKTNYLYFTYGSDKAYTPHREEGETVIVLGSGAYRIGSSVEFDWCSVNAVQTARELGYQSVMINYNPETVSTDYDMCDRLYFDELTFERVLDVIDIETPKGVIVSVGGQIPNNLAMKLHRQEVPILGTSPLSIDRAENRHKFSAMLDELGIDQPRWKELTSFDEIDSFVEEVGFPVLIRPSYVLSGAAMNVCYDSEQMHTFLQLAANVSKEFPVVVSSFMQNAKEIEFDAVARNGEVVEYAISEHVEFAGVHSGDATLVFPAQKLYFETMRRVKKISKQIARALNISGPFNIQYLAKNNEIKVIECNLRASRSFPFVSKVLKQNFIDTATRIMLDAPFRKPDSSVFDLDYIGVKASQFSFSRLQNTDPVLGVDMSSTGEVGCIGEDFHDAILKSMLSVGYRFPQKEKGILISSGEVKSKVDLLEACKLLGEQGYKLYASHGTQKFLEENGIPATDVNWPDEDGENNIRQMIADKRFDLIINIPKDVTRRELTNGYIIRRGAVDYNIPLITNSRLASAFITAICKMGEEDIEIRSWNEY; this is translated from the coding sequence ATGGACCAATCAATCAAGAAAGTAGTATTACTGGGCTCGGGAGCCCTGAAGATCGGACAGGCGGGTGAGTTTGACTACTCCGGTTCGCAGGCGTTGAAGGCAATGCGCGAGGAGGGGATCGAAACCATCCTGATCAACCCCAACATCGCCACCATACAAACCTCCGAAGGGGTGGCCGACAAGGTCTACTTCCTGCCCATCACCCCCTATTTCGTAGAGAAGGTGATCGCGAAGGAAAAGCCCGACGGCATCCTGCTCGCCTTTGGCGGCCAGACCGCCCTCAACTGCGGTACCGAGCTCTACCAGAGCGGCGTGCTGGAGAAGCATGGGGTGAGGGTGCTGGGCACCACCGTCGAGGCAATCATGATCACCGAAGACCGCGACCTGTTCGTGAAGAAGCTCAACGAGATTGAGGTCAAGACACCCCTGTCGCACGCCGTGGAGAGCCTCGCAGATGCGCTCCGAGCGGCGCATGAGATCGGGTTCCCCATCATGGTCCGCTCCGCCTATGCCCTTGGCGGCCAGGGATCGGGCATCTGCAACAACGAGGAGGAGTTCGTCGAGCTCTGCAAGAGCGCCCTCTCCTTCTCCAACCAGATCCTGGTGGAGGAGAGCCTGAAAGGGTGGAAGGAGATCGAGTTTGAGGTGATCCGCGACAAGAACGACCACTGCTTCACGGTGGTGCCGATGGAGAACTTCGACCCGCTGGGCATCCACACCGGCGAGAGCATCGTGGTGGCACCCATCATCACGCTGGACAAGGAGCAGATCGCGCTACTCGAGGATATCGCCCGCCGCACCGTACGCCACATCGGCATCGTGGGTGAGTGCAACATCCAGTACGCCTTCAACGCGGAGACCAACGACTACCGTATCATCGAAATCAACGCCCGCCTGAGCCGCTCCTCGGCGCTCGCCTCCAAGGCATCGGGCTACCCGCTCGCCTTCGTCGCCACCAAGCTGGCACTGGGTTACTCCCTCGACCAGATCGGCGAGATGGGCACACCCAACTCGGCCTACGTGGCACCCTCGGTCGACTACATGATCGTGAAGATCCCGAGGTGGGACCTCAACAAGTTCTACGGCGTGAGCCACGAGATTGGCTCCTCCATGAAGTCGGTGGGTGAGATCATGTCCATTGGCCAGTCGTTCGAGGAGATCATCCAGAAAGGGCTCCGGATGATAGGGCAGGGGATGCACGGCTTCGTGGGCAACCGTGAGATGACCTTCGACAATGTGGAAGAGTCGCTCTCCAAGCCTACCGACCTGCGCATCTTCGCCATCGCCGATGCCCTCGAAAAAGGATATACCGTGGCTCAGATCGAAGAGCTGACCAAGATCGACCGCTGGTTCCTGGAGAAGCTGGAGAACATACACAACTACTCGAAGGTGCTCTCCACCTACCAGAAGATTGAAGAGCTGCCCGCAGAGGTGCTGCATGAGGCCAAGCGGCTCGGCTTCTCCGACTTCCAGATCGCACGCTTCGTGGAAGATCCGGAAGGCAGCCTCGAAGAAGATCTGATACGCGTGCGCAACAGACGCAAGCAGCTGTCGGTGCTGCCTGTGGTGCGCCGCATCAACACCGTGGCCTCCGACCACCCCGACAAGACCAACTACCTCTACTTCACCTACGGCTCCGACAAGGCCTACACCCCCCACCGCGAGGAGGGAGAGACCGTGATCGTGCTGGGCTCCGGTGCCTACCGCATCGGCTCCTCTGTGGAGTTCGACTGGTGCTCGGTGAATGCCGTGCAGACCGCACGTGAGCTCGGCTACCAGTCGGTGATGATCAACTACAACCCGGAGACGGTCTCCACCGACTACGACATGTGCGACCGCCTCTACTTCGATGAGCTTACCTTCGAACGTGTGCTCGACGTGATCGACATCGAAACACCCAAGGGCGTCATCGTCTCCGTGGGGGGACAGATCCCCAACAACCTGGCCATGAAGCTGCACCGGCAGGAGGTACCCATCCTGGGCACCTCGCCCCTCTCCATCGACCGGGCCGAGAACCGTCACAAGTTCTCCGCCATGCTCGATGAGCTGGGCATCGACCAGCCCCGCTGGAAGGAGCTCACCAGCTTCGACGAGATCGACAGCTTCGTCGAGGAGGTAGGCTTCCCGGTGCTCATCCGCCCCTCCTATGTGCTCTCGGGAGCTGCCATGAACGTCTGCTACGACAGCGAACAGATGCACACCTTCCTGCAGCTGGCCGCCAACGTCTCGAAAGAGTTCCCCGTGGTGGTCTCCTCCTTCATGCAAAACGCCAAGGAGATCGAGTTCGATGCCGTGGCCCGCAACGGGGAAGTGGTGGAGTATGCCATCTCCGAGCATGTGGAGTTTGCCGGTGTCCACTCGGGCGATGCCACGCTGGTCTTCCCCGCGCAGAAGCTCTACTTCGAGACGATGCGCCGCGTGAAGAAGATCTCCAAGCAGATCGCAAGGGCACTCAACATCTCCGGACCGTTCAACATCCAGTATCTTGCCAAGAACAACGAGATCAAGGTGATCGAGTGCAACCTGCGTGCATCGCGCTCGTTCCCCTTTGTCTCGAAGGTGCTGAAACAGAATTTCATTGATACTGCCACCCGCATCATGCTCGATGCCCCCTTCCGCAAACCCGACAGCTCGGTGTTCGACCTAGACTACATCGGCGTGAAGGCGTCGCAGTTCTCCTTCTCCCGCCTCCAGAACACCGACCCGGTGCTGGGTGTGGACATGTCCTCCACCGGCGAGGTAGGATGCATCGGCGAGGATTTCCACGATGCCATCCTCAAGTCGATGCTCTCTGTGGGCTATCGCTTCCCGCAAAAAGAGAAGGGTATCCTCATCTCCTCCGGCGAGGTGAAGTCGAAGGTGGACCTGCTGGAGGCCTGCAAGCTGCTGGGCGAACAGGGTTACAAGCTCTACGCCAGCCACGGCACGCAGAAGTTCCTCGAGGAGAACGGCATCCCCGCCACCGATGTCAACTGGCCCGATGAAGATGGTGAAAACAACATCCGCCAGATGATTGCCGACAAACGGTTCGACCTGATCATCAACATCCCGAAGGATGTGACGCGACGGGAGCTGACAAACGGATACATCATCCGTCGCGGTGCGGTGGACTACAACATCCCGCTGATCACCAACTCGCGACTGGCCAGTGCCTTCATCACCGCCATCTGCAAGATGGGTGAGGAGGATATCGAGATCAGAAGCTGGAACGAGTATTGA
- the carB gene encoding carbamoyl-phosphate synthase (glutamine-hydrolyzing) large subunit, with protein MNNSIQPHDKTITTPYETAPAGPLQVKKALILGSGALKIGEAGEFDYSGSQALKALREEGVETILINPNIATVQTSEGSADKIYFLPVTPLFVEKVIAREKPDGILLAFGGQTALNCGVELYKSGVFEKYNVAVLGTPVQAIMDTEDRDLFVKKLDQIGVKSIKSFAAATMEEALTAARTLNYPVIVRAAYALGGLGSGFCNNEEELHALATKAFNYSDQLLIEKSLKGWKEIEYEVVRDRYDNCITVCNMENFDPLGIHTGESIVVAPSQTLTNSEYHKLRELAIRIIRHIGIVGECNVQYAFDPESEDYRVIEVNARLSRSSALASKATGYPLAFVAAKLGLGYGLFDLKNSVTRSTSAFFEPALDYIVVKIPRWDLGKFSGVSKEIGSSMKSVGEIMAIGRTFEEAIQKGLRMIGLGMHGFVENKELKIDDIDKALHEPTDQRIFVISKAFRKGYTVDEIHALTKIDKWFLRKLHHIVETAEKLEAYRPEAIDFGAAHNNGFDELLQLAKQQGFSDYQVARALWKEQISDEAPLTIRSYRKKRGLLPVVKQIDTLAAEYPAQTNYLYLTYNGTENDVHYLGDHRSVIVLGSGAYRIGSSVEFDWCSVNALNTVRSEGYRSVMINYNPETVSTDYDMCDRLYFDELSYERVMDIIELENPHGVIVSVGGQIPNNLAVKLDNAGVRLLGTSAKSIDNAEDRHKFSSMLDRLQIDQPRWQELTTLNEIHRFVDEVGFPLLVRPSYVLSGAAMNVCSNKDELERFLTLATEVSARYPVVVSEFVEEAKEIEMDAVAQNGELVVYAISEHVEFAGVHSGDATILFPAQKIYVQTIRRIKQITREIARALNISGPFNIQFLAKENDIKVIECNLRASRSFPFVSKILKINFIELATKVMLEIPVEQPEKSAFDLDYVGIKASQFSFTRLQKADPVLGVDMASTGEVGAIGTHFDDALLTAMLAVGYRIPRKNIVVSSGGTRSKVDLLDACRLLQQKGYNLFATGGTQRFLAENGVESTFVAWPDDEEAALKVNDMIAEKRFDLVINIPKNLTERELTNGYRIRRGAIDYNIPLITNARLASAFIKAFCRITLEEIGIRHWGEY; from the coding sequence ATGAACAACAGCATACAACCCCACGACAAAACAATCACAACCCCATACGAGACGGCACCGGCCGGGCCCTTGCAGGTCAAGAAAGCGCTGATCCTCGGCTCCGGGGCCCTCAAGATCGGTGAGGCGGGCGAATTCGATTACTCCGGATCGCAGGCCTTGAAAGCACTGCGCGAGGAGGGGGTGGAGACCATCCTCATCAACCCCAACATCGCCACGGTGCAGACCTCCGAAGGCTCCGCCGACAAGATTTACTTCCTGCCGGTGACACCCCTCTTCGTGGAGAAGGTGATCGCCCGCGAGAAACCCGACGGCATCCTGCTTGCCTTTGGCGGCCAGACAGCCCTCAACTGCGGCGTGGAGCTCTACAAGTCGGGTGTCTTCGAGAAATACAACGTCGCAGTGCTGGGCACACCGGTGCAGGCCATCATGGACACCGAAGACCGCGACCTCTTCGTGAAGAAGCTCGACCAGATAGGGGTGAAGAGCATCAAGAGCTTCGCCGCCGCCACCATGGAGGAGGCGCTGACGGCTGCGCGCACGCTCAACTACCCCGTCATCGTACGTGCCGCCTATGCCCTCGGGGGACTGGGCTCCGGCTTCTGCAACAACGAGGAGGAGCTGCATGCCCTCGCCACCAAGGCATTTAACTACTCCGACCAGCTGCTCATCGAGAAGTCGCTCAAAGGATGGAAGGAGATCGAGTATGAGGTGGTGCGCGACCGTTACGACAACTGCATCACCGTCTGCAACATGGAGAACTTCGACCCGCTGGGCATCCATACCGGTGAGAGCATCGTGGTGGCCCCCTCGCAGACCCTCACCAACAGCGAGTACCACAAGCTGCGCGAGCTCGCCATCCGCATCATCCGCCATATCGGCATCGTGGGTGAGTGCAACGTGCAGTACGCCTTCGACCCCGAGTCGGAAGACTACCGTGTCATTGAGGTGAACGCCCGCCTGAGCCGCTCCTCGGCCCTCGCCTCCAAGGCTACAGGCTACCCGCTGGCATTCGTGGCTGCCAAGCTGGGACTCGGCTACGGGCTGTTCGACCTGAAAAACTCGGTCACCCGCTCCACCAGCGCCTTCTTCGAGCCCGCACTCGATTACATCGTGGTGAAGATCCCCCGCTGGGACCTGGGCAAGTTCAGCGGCGTCTCCAAGGAGATCGGCTCCTCCATGAAGTCGGTGGGCGAGATCATGGCCATCGGGCGCACCTTCGAGGAGGCCATCCAGAAAGGGCTCCGCATGATCGGTCTGGGCATGCACGGCTTCGTGGAGAACAAGGAGCTGAAGATCGATGACATCGACAAGGCTCTGCACGAGCCTACCGATCAGCGCATCTTCGTCATCAGCAAAGCATTCCGCAAGGGATACACAGTAGATGAGATCCATGCGCTGACAAAGATCGACAAGTGGTTCCTGCGCAAGCTCCATCATATCGTTGAGACGGCCGAAAAGCTCGAAGCATACCGGCCCGAAGCGATCGACTTCGGGGCGGCACACAACAACGGCTTCGACGAGTTGCTGCAACTTGCCAAGCAACAAGGCTTCTCCGACTACCAGGTGGCACGCGCCCTCTGGAAGGAGCAGATCAGCGACGAGGCACCCCTCACCATCCGCAGCTACCGCAAAAAGCGCGGGCTGCTCCCCGTGGTCAAGCAGATCGACACCCTCGCGGCTGAGTACCCCGCACAAACCAACTACCTCTACCTCACCTACAACGGCACCGAGAACGATGTCCACTACCTGGGTGACCACCGCTCGGTGATCGTCCTGGGCTCCGGGGCCTACCGCATCGGCTCCTCGGTGGAGTTCGACTGGTGCTCGGTGAACGCCCTCAACACCGTGCGCAGCGAGGGCTACCGCTCGGTGATGATCAACTACAACCCCGAGACCGTCTCCACCGACTATGACATGTGCGACCGGCTCTACTTCGACGAGCTCTCCTATGAGCGGGTGATGGACATCATCGAGCTGGAGAACCCCCATGGCGTCATCGTCTCCGTAGGGGGGCAGATACCCAACAACCTGGCGGTGAAGCTCGACAACGCCGGCGTGCGGCTGCTGGGCACCTCCGCCAAGAGCATCGACAACGCCGAAGACCGCCACAAGTTCTCCTCCATGCTCGACCGGCTACAGATCGACCAGCCCCGCTGGCAGGAGCTCACCACCCTCAACGAGATCCACCGCTTCGTGGATGAGGTGGGCTTCCCCCTGCTGGTACGCCCCTCCTACGTCCTCTCCGGGGCAGCCATGAACGTCTGCTCCAACAAGGATGAGTTGGAACGGTTCCTGACGCTCGCCACCGAGGTATCGGCCCGTTACCCCGTGGTGGTCTCCGAATTCGTGGAGGAGGCCAAGGAGATCGAGATGGATGCCGTGGCGCAAAACGGAGAGCTGGTGGTCTACGCCATCTCCGAGCACGTGGAGTTCGCCGGTGTCCACTCGGGCGATGCCACCATCCTCTTCCCGGCACAGAAGATCTATGTGCAGACCATCCGGCGCATCAAGCAGATCACACGTGAGATTGCGAGGGCACTCAACATCTCGGGACCCTTCAACATCCAGTTCCTGGCAAAGGAGAACGACATCAAGGTGATCGAGTGCAACCTGAGAGCGTCAAGATCGTTCCCGTTCGTATCGAAGATATTGAAAATAAACTTTATAGAGCTTGCTACGAAAGTGATGCTCGAGATCCCCGTAGAGCAACCCGAGAAGTCCGCCTTCGACCTCGACTACGTGGGAATCAAAGCCTCACAGTTCTCCTTCACCCGCCTGCAAAAGGCAGACCCCGTGCTGGGAGTCGATATGGCCTCAACCGGAGAGGTGGGGGCTATCGGCACCCATTTCGACGATGCACTGCTCACCGCCATGTTGGCTGTCGGCTACCGCATCCCCCGGAAGAACATCGTGGTCTCCTCCGGCGGTACCCGCTCGAAGGTGGACCTGCTCGACGCCTGCCGCCTTCTGCAGCAAAAGGGATACAACCTCTTCGCCACGGGCGGCACGCAGCGTTTCCTCGCGGAGAATGGCGTGGAGAGCACCTTTGTAGCCTGGCCCGACGATGAGGAAGCAGCGCTGAAGGTGAACGACATGATCGCGGAGAAGCGGTTCGACCTGGTGATCAACATCCCGAAGAACCTTACCGAGCGGGAGCTGACAAACGGCTACCGCATCCGGCGGGGCGCCATCGACTACAACATCCCGCTCATCACCAACGCGCGTCTGGCCAGCGCCTTCATCAAGGCCTTCTGCCGCATCACGTTAGAGGAGATCGGCATCAGGCACTGGGGGGAGTATTGA
- the carA gene encoding glutamine-hydrolyzing carbamoyl-phosphate synthase small subunit gives MHRYKPVRLILENGMVFHGQSFGAEKATSGEVVFNTAMVGYPESLTDPSYEGQILTLTYPIIGNYGVAAKSATDGISDFFESHRIHVSGLIVQDYCEEHSHWNSVESLGQWLRAEGIPGISGIDTRMLTKVLREKGSMLGKIVYDSDDEVAFYDPEQENLVAKVSCSEVIEYGKGEKTVVLVDCGVKLNIIRELLKQQVRLVRVPWDYDFSTLHYDGLFISNGPGNPDHCGPTVAHIREAMQQEKPIFGICMGNQLLAKAAGADTYKLKYGHRSHNQPVRKVGSNQCFITSQNHGYAVDESLLNNEWEPYFVNMNDGTNEGIRHKSKPFFSVQFHPEATGGPTDTRFFFQDFVQML, from the coding sequence ATGCACAGATACAAGCCGGTGCGATTGATCCTTGAAAACGGGATGGTTTTTCATGGACAATCGTTTGGAGCTGAAAAGGCCACATCGGGAGAGGTTGTTTTCAACACCGCAATGGTCGGTTACCCCGAGAGCCTCACAGACCCCTCCTACGAAGGACAGATTTTAACACTCACATACCCCATCATCGGAAATTACGGAGTTGCCGCCAAAAGCGCAACAGACGGAATTTCCGATTTTTTTGAATCCCACCGCATCCATGTCAGTGGGCTCATCGTGCAGGATTACTGCGAGGAGCACTCACACTGGAACAGCGTGGAGAGCCTGGGCCAGTGGCTCCGCGCGGAGGGCATCCCCGGCATCAGCGGCATCGATACCCGCATGCTCACCAAGGTGCTGCGCGAAAAGGGCTCCATGCTGGGTAAGATCGTTTACGACAGTGACGATGAGGTGGCGTTCTACGATCCCGAGCAGGAGAACCTGGTGGCGAAGGTGAGCTGCAGCGAGGTGATTGAATATGGAAAGGGAGAGAAGACAGTGGTGCTGGTCGACTGCGGCGTGAAGCTCAACATCATCCGTGAGCTGCTCAAACAGCAGGTACGGCTGGTACGCGTGCCGTGGGACTACGACTTCAGCACCCTCCACTACGACGGACTCTTCATCTCCAACGGGCCGGGCAACCCCGACCACTGCGGCCCCACGGTGGCACACATACGTGAGGCGATGCAGCAGGAGAAACCCATCTTCGGCATCTGCATGGGCAACCAGCTGCTGGCAAAGGCGGCCGGCGCCGACACCTACAAGCTGAAGTATGGACACCGCAGCCACAACCAACCGGTACGCAAGGTGGGCAGCAACCAATGCTTCATCACCTCGCAGAACCATGGCTACGCCGTGGATGAGTCGCTGCTGAACAACGAATGGGAACCCTATTTCGTGAACATGAACGACGGCACCAACGAGGGAATACGCCACAAGAGCAAACCCTTTTTCTCGGTGCAGTTCCATCCCGAGGCGACCGGTGGACCCACCGACACCCGCTTCTTCTTCCAGGATTTTGTACAAATGCTTTAA
- a CDS encoding SIMPL domain-containing protein, which produces MKNRIIEAAIIAVGITLLGYMIRSGIDSFKERDRVVSVKGLAEMEVAADKVVWPLMYKDIGNELLSLYNNIQTKNNTIVSFLKTNGITDEEISISPPEIIDMEAERYAAQAPQYRYNATSVITVSSGDVEKVRKLIAEQTELLKQGVAITGGDYRYSILYEFTGLNAIKPNMIETATKNAREAAEKFAVDSGSKLGKIRDASQGQFTITDRDANTPYIKNVRVVTTVNYYLKN; this is translated from the coding sequence ATGAAAAACAGGATCATTGAAGCAGCGATCATAGCCGTGGGTATCACCCTGCTGGGTTACATGATTCGCTCGGGAATTGACAGTTTCAAGGAGAGAGACCGCGTGGTGAGCGTGAAGGGGCTGGCAGAGATGGAGGTGGCGGCCGACAAGGTGGTATGGCCCCTGATGTACAAGGATATCGGAAACGAGCTGCTCTCACTCTACAACAACATTCAAACGAAGAACAACACCATTGTCTCCTTCCTGAAAACCAACGGTATCACTGATGAGGAGATCAGCATCTCACCACCGGAAATCATTGACATGGAAGCGGAGCGTTATGCGGCGCAGGCACCGCAGTACCGTTACAACGCCACCTCGGTGATCACCGTCAGCTCTGGTGATGTGGAGAAGGTGCGAAAGCTGATAGCCGAACAGACGGAGCTGCTGAAGCAGGGGGTAGCCATCACCGGCGGTGATTATCGTTACAGCATCCTCTACGAGTTTACCGGATTAAATGCGATCAAGCCCAATATGATAGAGACGGCCACAAAGAATGCACGAGAAGCTGCCGAGAAGTTTGCAGTGGACTCGGGCAGCAAGCTGGGCAAGATACGCGATGCATCGCAGGGTCAGTTCACCATCACCGACCGTGATGCCAACACCCCATACATCAAGAATGTACGGGTGGTGACCACGGTGAATTACTACCTGAAGAATTAA